Proteins from a single region of Mesobacillus boroniphilus:
- a CDS encoding sigma factor G inhibitor Gin produces MGSLLAKNQIGETCVICEQTKTAGIHLYTSFICTDCESIMIKTDTSDPKYKYYVEKLRKVTKPGIYS; encoded by the coding sequence TTGGGTTCGCTTTTAGCTAAAAATCAAATTGGGGAAACGTGTGTGATTTGCGAACAGACGAAAACGGCTGGCATACACCTGTATACTTCTTTTATATGCACAGACTGTGAGAGCATCATGATTAAGACAGATACGAGTGATCCTAAATATAAATATTACGTAGAAAAGCTAAGGAAAGTAACGAAACCTGGCATTTACAGTTAA
- a CDS encoding aminotransferase class I/II-fold pyridoxal phosphate-dependent enzyme: MDQSKTPLYSQLVKHTSGSPLSFHVPGHKNGAFFPEEGQPFYNQILKLDATEITGLDDLHSPEGVIFDAEELLRDFYSTEKSFFLINGSTVGNLAMIMAVIDEDDVVLVQRNSHKSIMNAIRLAKAKPVFISPEYNGEYGVAAGLSIDGVKSAISQYPNAKALILTHPNYYGLTYDLKSLIDLAHEYSIPVLVDEAHGVHFIAGDYFPASAVELGADLVVQSAHKTLPAMTMGAFLHYQTNRVSLSKLKFYLQALQSSSPSYPLMASLDLARSYLGTYTKEDISYLKDEIEEFKKKLQKLDAIRILQHDDPLKLTIQSNGAWSGFEMQSRLESNGIFTELADPYNVLLVLPLLKHGMKHRLHEAAEKIAEVASTMPDGRNKPESKIVHKSISTLNVSYKEMELQQTEYVLLKESAGRVCAEQIIPYPPGIPLCLPGEILTEDDIDTILFLKEKEAKIQGGVYLHAGKIKVFKSWGL, from the coding sequence ATGGATCAATCTAAAACACCCTTGTACTCTCAATTGGTTAAGCATACAAGCGGAAGCCCTTTATCGTTCCATGTACCGGGGCACAAGAATGGGGCTTTTTTTCCCGAAGAGGGACAACCCTTCTATAATCAAATTTTAAAATTGGATGCAACTGAAATAACGGGATTGGATGACCTTCATTCACCCGAGGGAGTTATTTTTGATGCTGAAGAATTACTTAGGGATTTTTATAGTACGGAAAAAAGCTTTTTTTTAATAAATGGATCCACTGTTGGGAATCTTGCGATGATTATGGCTGTGATTGATGAAGATGATGTGGTGCTTGTTCAGCGAAATTCCCATAAATCAATCATGAATGCTATAAGACTTGCAAAAGCAAAACCCGTTTTTATAAGCCCGGAATACAATGGAGAATACGGAGTGGCTGCAGGGTTAAGCATTGATGGGGTTAAATCAGCAATCAGCCAGTATCCGAATGCAAAGGCACTTATATTAACGCACCCTAATTATTACGGACTAACTTATGATCTCAAGAGCCTTATAGATTTAGCTCATGAATATAGCATTCCTGTCTTGGTGGATGAGGCTCATGGAGTCCATTTTATCGCAGGGGATTATTTTCCGGCTTCTGCCGTTGAACTTGGAGCTGATCTTGTCGTACAGTCAGCTCATAAGACATTGCCAGCGATGACCATGGGGGCCTTTCTTCATTATCAAACGAATCGTGTATCACTCAGCAAGCTAAAGTTCTATTTGCAGGCTCTGCAGTCAAGCAGCCCCTCGTATCCATTGATGGCTTCCCTTGATTTGGCACGCAGTTATCTGGGTACTTATACTAAGGAAGATATCTCGTATCTGAAAGATGAGATAGAGGAATTCAAAAAAAAGCTGCAAAAATTAGATGCGATTCGTATATTGCAGCATGATGACCCACTAAAGTTGACTATCCAGTCAAATGGCGCCTGGTCTGGTTTCGAAATGCAATCAAGACTTGAATCAAATGGGATCTTCACGGAACTGGCCGACCCATATAACGTGCTGCTCGTACTTCCTTTATTGAAGCATGGCATGAAGCATCGCTTGCATGAAGCAGCTGAAAAGATTGCCGAGGTTGCAAGTACTATGCCTGATGGAAGAAATAAACCTGAATCAAAGATTGTTCATAAAAGTATTTCAACTTTAAATGTCAGTTATAAAGAGATGGAGCTTCAACAGACTGAATATGTCCTGTTGAAGGAATCCGCAGGAAGAGTCTGTGCTGAACAAATCATTCCTTATCCGCCAGGCATTCCGCTTTGTCTCCCTGGTGAAATTCTGACAGAAGATGATATTGATACAATTTTATTTTTAAAAGAAAAAGAAGCGAAAATCCAGGGCGGAGTATATTTGCATGCTGGTAAAATAAAAGTGTTTAAGAGTTGGGGGCTTTAA